A window of the Streptomyces griseochromogenes genome harbors these coding sequences:
- a CDS encoding DUF4349 domain-containing protein, whose product MRTPRSARPVRLLTGILLAASLALAGCSGENDQGGSAKSAAGAEARQPGATGGTAGGAKSARRAPKLTPSAIIRTASLTVEVKNAAKALEEARTTAESAGGYVGQESTSRDSDGHERTRVVLRVPTAKYDEVLAGLQGTGKLVERTAKAVDVTDQVVDVDSRIKSQRASVDRIRTLMDRATRLSDVVTLEGELSSREADLESLLAQQASLKDRTSLATISLSLSEKPVHKAAGDDTPGFVDALSGGWHVFVTMLLWIALALGAILPFAALAALLALLWLRAVRPRLRRRAEPGPAMTAPGPLPQARAVPDPSGEGGRD is encoded by the coding sequence ATGCGCACACCACGTTCCGCACGACCGGTCCGGCTGCTGACCGGCATCCTGCTCGCCGCCTCCCTCGCGCTCGCGGGATGCAGCGGCGAGAACGACCAGGGCGGCTCCGCCAAGTCCGCCGCCGGCGCCGAAGCGCGGCAGCCGGGCGCCACCGGCGGCACGGCGGGCGGCGCCAAGTCCGCTCGGAGGGCGCCCAAGCTCACGCCGAGCGCGATCATCCGCACCGCCTCCCTCACCGTCGAGGTCAAGAACGCGGCCAAGGCTCTGGAGGAGGCTCGTACGACCGCCGAGAGCGCGGGCGGCTACGTCGGCCAGGAGAGCACGAGCCGGGACTCCGACGGTCATGAGCGGACCCGGGTCGTCCTGCGCGTGCCCACGGCGAAGTACGACGAGGTCCTCGCCGGTCTGCAGGGCACCGGCAAGCTCGTCGAGCGCACCGCGAAGGCGGTCGACGTCACCGACCAGGTCGTGGACGTGGACAGCAGGATCAAGTCGCAGCGGGCGAGCGTGGACCGGATCCGCACGCTGATGGACCGGGCGACCAGGCTGAGCGACGTCGTCACCCTGGAGGGGGAGCTGAGCAGCCGCGAGGCGGACCTGGAGTCGCTGCTGGCGCAGCAGGCGTCCCTGAAGGACCGCACGAGCCTCGCGACCATCAGCCTGTCGCTGTCCGAGAAGCCCGTGCACAAGGCCGCGGGGGACGACACGCCGGGCTTCGTGGACGCGCTGTCGGGCGGCTGGCACGTGTTCGTCACCATGCTGCTCTGGATCGCCCTGGCCCTCGGCGCGATCCTGCCGTTCGCCGCGCTCGCGGCGCTGCTGGCACTGCTGTGGCTGCGGGCCGTGCGCCCGCGCCTGCGGCGCCGCGCGGAGCCCGGGCCCGCGATGACGGCGCCGGGCCCGCTGCCGCAGGCGCGTGCTGTGCCGGACCCCTCCGGCGAGGGAGGCCGGGACTGA